A region from the Actinoplanes sp. OR16 genome encodes:
- a CDS encoding rod shape-determining protein — MAPSALAIDLGSSSAIVWADQRGIVGAPSSTLVRRGRITDVDGCAALLTELAHRFPQPLPAVDVVVACRPVLSTDDDQDVMRHVIDTAFAPRRTVFIESVRAAAIGSGAAAGSLLVADVGAELTELALLREGRVTVARRADIGTRDLAQGATAGLLADVVAHHLRGLRDVCPAEDLAEATARGLLLVGDGADHPELPGALADTLDLRIHRTPEPRAAAVNGAAQAARSLLRHPAFA; from the coding sequence GTGGCCCCCTCCGCTCTCGCCATCGACCTCGGAAGCAGCTCCGCCATCGTCTGGGCCGACCAGCGTGGCATCGTCGGCGCGCCCAGCAGCACGCTCGTGCGCCGCGGCCGGATCACCGACGTGGACGGCTGCGCCGCCCTGCTGACCGAGCTGGCCCACCGATTCCCGCAACCCCTGCCCGCCGTCGACGTGGTCGTGGCCTGCCGCCCGGTGCTGTCCACCGACGACGACCAGGACGTGATGCGGCACGTCATCGACACCGCGTTCGCGCCGCGCCGGACCGTGTTCATCGAGTCCGTCCGCGCCGCCGCGATCGGATCCGGCGCGGCCGCCGGCAGTCTGCTGGTCGCCGACGTCGGCGCCGAACTCACCGAACTCGCTCTGCTCCGCGAGGGCCGCGTCACCGTGGCCCGCCGCGCCGACATCGGCACCCGCGACCTCGCCCAGGGTGCCACCGCCGGGCTGCTCGCCGACGTCGTCGCCCACCACCTGCGCGGCCTGCGGGACGTCTGCCCGGCCGAGGACCTGGCCGAGGCGACCGCCCGCGGCCTGCTGCTCGTCGGCGACGGCGCCGACCACCCGGAACTCCCGGGAGCCCTGGCCGACACCCTCGACCTGCGGATCCACCGCACCCCCGAGCCCCGGGCCGCCGCCGTCAACGGCGCCGCCCAGGCCGCCAGATCCCTGCTGCGGCATCCCGCCTTCGCATGA
- a CDS encoding GNAT family N-acetyltransferase, with amino-acid sequence MDPAVTQISERHWHALDDDRVIGRGEVSHRPDGRSFLSIDVWHDAVFDRLATAMLATLPKPLYTVVDEADVDLLCRWEQFGFGPRRREWEYVIPTRPGAVSLPDGYTMLPFGTAEAGPLGELDRIVRDEVDTTVGWHNMPAEVLAWPLDPSRYAVVAHQGGYAGFARIAPLPRQPRIALIAVRADHRRRGIAGALLTDLLGRTPQPSIAADVHQSNAAAIALFESAGGRRTSSNLELVLR; translated from the coding sequence ATGGATCCTGCTGTCACGCAGATCTCCGAACGACACTGGCACGCCCTCGACGACGACCGGGTGATCGGCCGCGGCGAGGTTTCGCACCGGCCCGACGGGCGCAGCTTCCTCAGCATCGACGTGTGGCACGACGCCGTCTTCGACAGGCTCGCCACCGCGATGCTGGCCACGCTGCCGAAACCGCTCTACACCGTGGTCGACGAGGCCGATGTGGACCTGCTCTGCCGCTGGGAGCAGTTCGGCTTCGGCCCCCGGCGCCGCGAGTGGGAATACGTCATCCCCACCCGGCCCGGCGCCGTCTCCCTACCGGACGGCTACACGATGCTCCCCTTCGGCACGGCCGAGGCGGGACCGCTCGGCGAGCTCGACCGGATCGTCCGCGACGAGGTCGACACCACCGTGGGCTGGCACAACATGCCGGCCGAGGTGCTGGCCTGGCCGCTCGACCCGTCCCGGTACGCGGTGGTCGCGCACCAGGGCGGCTACGCCGGTTTCGCCCGCATCGCTCCCCTGCCCCGCCAGCCGCGTATCGCCCTCATCGCGGTCCGCGCCGATCACCGCCGCCGGGGCATCGCCGGGGCACTGCTGACCGATCTGCTCGGCAGGACGCCGCAGCCGTCGATCGCCGCCGACGTGCACCAGTCGAACGCCGCGGCGATCGCCCTGTTCGAGAGCGCCGGCGGGCGGCGGACCAGCAGCAACCTGGAGTTGGTGCTGCGATGA
- the infA gene encoding translation initiation factor IF-1, whose translation MSIQQEGTVVECLRNATFRVELPNGHVVLAHISGRMRKNFIKVLPFDRVLVELSPYDLTRGRILFRHRD comes from the coding sequence ATGAGCATCCAGCAGGAGGGAACCGTCGTCGAGTGCCTGCGTAACGCCACGTTCCGCGTGGAGTTGCCCAACGGGCACGTCGTCCTCGCCCACATCAGCGGCAGGATGCGGAAGAACTTCATCAAGGTCCTGCCGTTCGACCGGGTGCTGGTGGAGCTCAGCCCCTACGACCTGACCAGGGGGCGCATCCTCTTCCGGCACCGCGACTAG
- a CDS encoding patatin-like phospholipase family protein, whose protein sequence is MGVDGKALVLGGGGVTGVAWELGLLHGLAEHGVDLTDAGLLVGTSAGSAVAAQVLSGVPLKDLYEAQLRGPGSEVAARMSLGGVLSFLVAGLWPGDPARGRAWLGRRALRARTMPEAERRRVIAARISDRGWPATRLLVTAVDAQTGEVRIFDASSGVSLVDAVAASCAVPLTWPPVTIGGARYIDGGARSVANADLAAGSDRVVVLAPVTASARRSGRPSAQVAALGPDVCSAILAPDAAARRAIGRNPLDPARRRPAAEAGRTQAAAEADRLRAVWS, encoded by the coding sequence ATGGGAGTCGACGGCAAGGCCCTGGTGCTGGGCGGCGGCGGTGTCACCGGGGTCGCGTGGGAGCTGGGGCTTCTGCACGGGCTGGCCGAGCACGGTGTGGACCTGACCGACGCGGGCCTGCTCGTGGGCACGTCGGCGGGGTCGGCGGTCGCCGCACAGGTGCTGTCCGGCGTACCGCTGAAAGATCTTTATGAGGCGCAGCTGCGGGGCCCGGGGAGCGAGGTCGCGGCGCGGATGAGCCTGGGTGGCGTGCTGAGTTTCCTGGTGGCGGGGCTGTGGCCGGGCGATCCGGCGCGGGGCCGGGCGTGGCTGGGGCGGCGGGCGCTGCGGGCCCGGACGATGCCGGAGGCCGAGCGGCGGCGGGTGATCGCGGCCCGGATCAGCGACCGCGGCTGGCCGGCGACCCGGCTGCTCGTCACGGCGGTCGACGCGCAGACCGGGGAAGTACGGATCTTCGACGCGTCCAGTGGCGTGTCCCTCGTCGATGCCGTGGCCGCGAGCTGCGCGGTGCCGCTGACGTGGCCACCGGTCACGATCGGCGGCGCGCGGTACATCGACGGCGGCGCGCGGTCGGTCGCGAACGCCGACCTGGCCGCCGGCAGTGACCGGGTCGTCGTGCTCGCACCGGTGACCGCCTCGGCCCGGCGCTCGGGACGGCCGTCCGCGCAGGTCGCGGCGCTGGGCCCGGACGTGTGCAGCGCGATCCTGGCGCCGGACGCGGCCGCGCGGCGGGCGATCGGGCGCAACCCGCTCGACCCCGCCCGGCGCCGCCCCGCCGCCGAAGCCGGCCGCACCCAGGCCGCTGCCGAGGCGGACCGGCTCCGAGCGGTGTGGAGCTAG
- a CDS encoding helix-turn-helix domain-containing protein, giving the protein MSDSDRLADLERRVAALEQKPQPTPDPEVFWALEGLLARAGDPGAVLFTGHATLPDGRTARWQEAAGVDDLLGGDWSQHVAVLAALAHPARIRLLQQLTRGAATAAELQQMDGMGTSGQVYHHLRQLVAAGWLATLGGGRYEVPVARVIPLLTVLSGVRR; this is encoded by the coding sequence GTGAGCGACTCCGACCGCCTGGCCGACCTCGAGCGACGCGTGGCCGCACTCGAGCAGAAACCGCAGCCCACGCCCGATCCCGAGGTGTTCTGGGCGCTCGAAGGCCTGCTCGCCCGGGCCGGCGATCCCGGCGCCGTGCTGTTCACCGGCCACGCCACGCTGCCGGACGGCCGCACGGCCCGCTGGCAGGAGGCGGCCGGCGTCGACGACCTGCTCGGCGGCGACTGGTCCCAGCACGTCGCCGTGCTCGCCGCCCTGGCCCACCCGGCCCGGATCCGCCTGCTCCAGCAGCTGACACGGGGCGCCGCCACGGCCGCTGAGCTGCAGCAGATGGACGGCATGGGCACGAGCGGCCAGGTCTATCACCACCTGCGCCAGCTCGTCGCCGCCGGCTGGCTCGCCACCCTCGGCGGCGGGCGCTACGAGGTGCCGGTCGCCCGCGTCATCCCCCTGCTCACCGTCCTGTCAGGAGTCCGCCGATGA
- a CDS encoding M23 family metallopeptidase: MKRAIARLQTWWFRLFVVLVLAFLVLPVPKPFDIALMAVPLVLAFVRAPRSEHPPVTVAPPVRGRWVAINSPGTAVPSHGVRAYGQTYAVDLLQPSADAAPKIGWSVRTRAARAYECFGSPVFAMASGTVVRAADRRRDHRSRDTWPALIWMMTVEAFARELGGAAWILGNHVIVQHDDGTHAAYAHLRRGSARVTAGDRVTAGQQLAEVGNTGNTSEPHLHVQLMDGPVVTAAAGIPMRWADPVTVVETDARWSTGDPKPSALPGFPRNGQVFEVGEVRSRP, translated from the coding sequence ATGAAACGTGCGATCGCCCGCCTGCAGACCTGGTGGTTCCGGCTGTTCGTGGTGCTCGTCCTCGCGTTCCTCGTGCTGCCGGTGCCGAAGCCCTTCGACATCGCGCTGATGGCGGTGCCGCTGGTGCTCGCCTTTGTGCGCGCGCCACGGTCGGAGCATCCTCCGGTCACCGTCGCGCCGCCGGTGCGGGGGCGGTGGGTGGCCATCAACAGCCCGGGTACGGCCGTGCCGAGCCACGGAGTCCGGGCCTACGGGCAGACGTACGCGGTCGACCTGCTGCAACCCTCGGCGGACGCGGCCCCGAAGATCGGGTGGTCGGTCCGCACGCGCGCTGCCCGTGCGTACGAATGCTTCGGATCTCCGGTCTTCGCCATGGCCTCGGGAACCGTCGTGCGCGCGGCGGACCGCCGGCGCGACCACCGGAGCCGGGACACCTGGCCGGCGCTGATCTGGATGATGACCGTCGAGGCGTTCGCGCGGGAGCTGGGCGGCGCCGCGTGGATCCTCGGCAACCACGTGATCGTGCAACACGACGACGGGACCCACGCCGCCTACGCCCACCTGCGCCGCGGGTCCGCTCGTGTCACCGCCGGCGATCGGGTCACCGCCGGTCAGCAGCTCGCCGAGGTCGGCAACACGGGCAACACCTCCGAGCCGCACCTGCACGTGCAGCTGATGGACGGCCCGGTCGTCACCGCGGCCGCCGGCATCCCGATGCGGTGGGCGGATCCGGTCACCGTCGTGGAGACGGACGCGCGCTGGAGCACCGGCGATCCGAAGCCTTCGGCACTGCCCGGATTCCCGCGGAACGGCCAGGTCTTCGAGGTCGGCGAGGTGCGCAGCCGTCCTTAA
- a CDS encoding VOC family protein, translated as MTVDLFAGVPVRDYAVAAAWYERLLGGPPSFLPNDVEAVWELAANRYLYIEVKPEHAGHAMHTVFVGDFDERLAAIAGRGLEPAERETYDNGVRKAVFRDPDGNEIGLGGGPAG; from the coding sequence ATGACCGTCGACCTCTTCGCCGGTGTCCCGGTGCGTGACTACGCCGTGGCCGCCGCCTGGTACGAACGCCTGCTCGGCGGCCCGCCCTCGTTCCTGCCGAACGACGTCGAGGCGGTGTGGGAGCTGGCCGCGAACCGGTACCTCTACATCGAGGTGAAGCCGGAGCACGCCGGGCACGCGATGCACACCGTGTTCGTCGGCGACTTCGACGAGCGGCTCGCGGCCATCGCCGGCCGGGGTCTGGAGCCGGCCGAGCGGGAGACGTACGACAACGGCGTCCGCAAAGCCGTCTTCCGGGACCCGGACGGCAACGAGATCGGCCTCGGCGGGGGACCGGCCGGTTAA
- a CDS encoding helix-turn-helix domain-containing protein: MTPRRQADPAVGERVRARRLLRGWSIRYAASRAGVSHATWSRIERGLQGADNRFMLADLAGALDCTLADLAGTGVPAPDRATSAAQAGVLGLRRALVDIDLSEPPSRPAPPLAELRRTNALADALYRACDYAGAARVYTDLLRDLHTETAGPDHAEALRLLCEATSNAATVLRNLGHPPDAWLAAERCRDAAEAAGDPVLRGHAAYAMARSALACGSAQRGQTIAERAVNDLGGHLSRPGAPEILGSLQLVAALASHARGRLDDSRDWLAEAAALALRTGETDTMGMFFGPTNVNIWQMSIEAGDGDPIRVVEIAGRTDPSAIEAGVRQVFYYADTARALIRLGGRDREAIRFLLTAERIAPQHVRTSADLATAVRILLERSNRRAGGTALRGLSERMSVLTMAR; this comes from the coding sequence ATGACCCCACGACGGCAGGCCGACCCCGCGGTGGGCGAGCGTGTCCGGGCTCGCCGCCTGCTTCGCGGGTGGAGCATCCGGTACGCCGCCAGCCGCGCCGGTGTCTCGCACGCCACCTGGAGCCGGATCGAACGGGGGCTGCAGGGGGCCGACAACCGGTTCATGCTGGCGGACCTGGCCGGAGCGCTCGACTGCACCCTGGCCGACCTGGCCGGGACGGGGGTTCCGGCGCCCGACCGGGCGACGTCGGCGGCGCAGGCCGGGGTGCTCGGCCTGCGCCGGGCCCTGGTCGACATCGACCTGAGCGAGCCGCCGTCCCGCCCGGCCCCGCCGCTCGCCGAACTGCGGCGCACGAATGCGCTGGCCGACGCGCTGTACCGGGCCTGCGACTACGCCGGCGCCGCCCGCGTCTACACCGATCTGCTGCGGGACCTGCACACCGAGACCGCCGGCCCGGATCACGCCGAGGCGCTGCGGCTGCTCTGCGAGGCCACTTCGAACGCCGCGACGGTCCTGCGCAACCTCGGCCATCCGCCGGACGCCTGGCTCGCCGCGGAACGGTGCCGGGACGCGGCCGAGGCCGCCGGGGACCCGGTGCTGCGCGGGCACGCCGCGTACGCCATGGCCCGGTCCGCTCTTGCCTGCGGCTCCGCCCAGCGGGGTCAGACGATCGCCGAGCGGGCGGTGAACGACCTCGGCGGCCACCTGTCCCGGCCCGGCGCCCCGGAGATCCTCGGCTCGCTGCAGCTGGTCGCCGCGCTGGCGAGCCACGCCCGCGGCCGCCTCGACGACAGCCGCGACTGGCTGGCCGAGGCCGCCGCACTGGCCCTGCGCACCGGCGAGACCGACACGATGGGCATGTTCTTCGGCCCCACGAACGTCAACATCTGGCAGATGAGCATCGAGGCCGGCGACGGCGACCCGATCCGTGTCGTGGAGATCGCCGGGCGCACCGATCCGTCGGCGATCGAGGCGGGCGTCCGCCAGGTCTTCTATTACGCCGACACCGCCCGCGCCCTGATCCGCCTCGGCGGCCGCGATCGCGAGGCGATCCGCTTCCTGCTCACCGCGGAGAGGATCGCCCCCCAGCACGTACGCACGTCAGCCGACCTGGCGACGGCCGTCCGCATCCTGCTGGAACGCTCCAACCGCCGGGCCGGCGGCACGGCGTTACGCGGGCTGTCGGAACGCATGAGCGTCCTTACCATGGCGCGATGA